Below is a genomic region from Clostridia bacterium.
ACATAAAATGATTGATATGCTTTTTTAAAATGACAGGAGTAGGAATATCAAGGTCATTGCAGATCTTGCTTACATAATCAAAAAAATCGGATTTAACGAACTTGCCGTCAAACTTAATCAATTCGTTTTTTTTGATCTTTTCATCTAATTGTGTTTTTACCCATATAGAAAACATAAATTAATCCAACAAAATATTAAAAAGGAAAACAACCGTATGCCAAATCACAATAGCGCTACGGCTTTAAACCTTTATTCTTATTATATAACATTATATTCAAATAAATATATTTAATTTTTAAAAAAAGACAAAGTTTTAAACAGTGGTATAAGCTGCCACAACTTCACTAAAAAACATGGTATGATAGTTTTTAGTCAAATAAAATTGCTGCTTAATTTTGGGATCAAAAAGATTAAAGCCTTCCATGCCAGCTTTATAAATAACTTTACATTCCAAGTGCAATCCACAGTCTGCCACAATATAAGTATCAACCATTCTGGCACGACTAGGATGCAGATGCAGTTCTTTAAATTTGTCTGTCGTTCTGCCTGTTATTTGGCTGCAGCGAACCAATTCTTTTGAAAGGTCTTTTCTAGGTACAGATATAGTAAATTCATGATACTGTTCTAGCAAATCATACGTATATCTTGTATATCTTACAGGCGTAATAATAATCGGTTTGTTCCAAATATAACCGACAGCACCCCAACCCAAAGTCATAAGATTGGGCGGATTTTTTCCAGAAACCAAAAACACGCCTATACGCTTCATAACATTCATGGCTTCTGTAAGATATTTTTCATTAATAACCATTTATTTGCCTCCTTAGATTTATTATACCAAAAATTACACTTTTAGCAGAAATTTTTTAATATCTAGTGAATATAAAAAAATAACAAAAAGGTTGCTATTTTTAACGCTATTAATTAAAATAATTTTATTATGAAAAAAATAAACAAATCATTATTAACATTACAGATTGTAAGAGGCGCAATAATAGCCGCTTTATATGCAGGACTTACAATACTATTGCAACCGATTTCTTACGGGCCTTTGCAATTTAGAGTATCCGAAGCATTGACTATTTTACCGTTATTTTTTGTTGAAGCAATACCAGGACTTACTATTGGTTGCTTTATAGCAAATGCCTATATGTACGGACCTATTGATATGATCTTTGGTTCGCTGGCAACTTTGATAGCGTCAATTTTGACTAGGTATTCTAGAAAGATTTGGCTTGGGATTATACCTCCCATAGTTATTAATGCTTTGGTTATTCCATTAGTTTTTATAATGGTCGGTGAAGATGTCGTATACTGGTTTAGTGTTTTGACTATGTTTATAGGTCAAACAGGTGCTATTATTGGTTTAGGTGTCCCGCTGTATTATGCACTAAAACCACTTATCAAAAAAGGCGTTTTGAAAATCCCTGAATATAAGACTAAGTAACAAGATATTACCTTTTGTGACAAATTTGAAAAATGCTTGGCAATCTATCTTCAAAAATAATTGATATTATTAGGGTATAAAAAGACGCCAATGGTCAATAATCATTTTGCTCATCATTTTCCCCCTTATAATAAGCATCAAGGACGGCCATCCCCCCTAAAATAAGTTAAACGGCTGTCCTTTTTGCTATATTGCTCTTTTTTACTGTATTGATGCTTTTTTTCTTATAAATTTCCAAACATCAGTTGATTTATTATGCTTTCCAAATATTCTTGACTTCCGCTTTCTACTGTTACATCTTTCAATGTCAACGCATGTTCAGCCAGTTCTTTTAAGTTAGTTTTGCCCTCTACAATTTTCTTGCCTATGCCAGTTTGATAACTTTGATATCTTTTTTCTACAAATTCGTTTATCCTGCCGTCTTTTATAATTTTGTCCGCAATAATAAGACCTGCCGCAAAAGCATCCATACCTGCAATATGTGATAAAAATATTTCTTTATATGTATTGGAGCTTCTTCTTGCTTTGGCGTCAAAATTAAGTCCGCCGTTAGTAAATCCGCCAGCAGACAAAACCTCATACATACAAAACGTGGTCTGATATATATCTGTCGGGAATTGGTCAGTATCCCAGCCTAACAACATATCTCCTTGGTTAGCGTCAATAGAACCAAACATATTATTATCGCATGCCACTCTTAATTCATGCTGGAATGTATGTCCTGCCAAAGTTGCATGGTTGGCTTCTATATTTAATTTGAAATCTTTTTCTAAATCATACGCTCTCAAAAAGCCTATCACTGTTGCGGCATCAAAATCATACTGATGTTTTGTGGGTTCTTTGGGCTTAGGCTCAATATAAA
It encodes:
- a CDS encoding QueT transporter family protein, which translates into the protein MKKINKSLLTLQIVRGAIIAALYAGLTILLQPISYGPLQFRVSEALTILPLFFVEAIPGLTIGCFIANAYMYGPIDMIFGSLATLIASILTRYSRKIWLGIIPPIVINALVIPLVFIMVGEDVVYWFSVLTMFIGQTGAIIGLGVPLYYALKPLIKKGVLKIPEYKTK
- a CDS encoding flavin reductase; protein product: MVINEKYLTEAMNVMKRIGVFLVSGKNPPNLMTLGWGAVGYIWNKPIIITPVRYTRYTYDLLEQYHEFTISVPRKDLSKELVRCSQITGRTTDKFKELHLHPSRARMVDTYIVADCGLHLECKVIYKAGMEGFNLFDPKIKQQFYLTKNYHTMFFSEVVAAYTTV